A genomic window from Candidatus Denitrolinea symbiosum includes:
- a CDS encoding ABC transporter substrate-binding protein, BMP family, giving the protein MKKFANLATLFLALALVLSACGGGGGDQTAKKFRVAVVMPSAINDLAFSQSMYDTLKHIQEEMGGPDKFEFVYSDNMFVVDDAAAAIREYASQGYDLVIGHGSQYGSSMQEIAPDFPKTSFAWGTTVDTFGQPNIFAYEAASQEGGYVNGVIAAALSKSNVIGVIGPIETGDAKLYVDGFKAGVLAANPDATVNVNYIGSFSDVALASEAATTHIAAGADVMTGSAQMVVGAIGKAKESGALWFGTQSNQTSLAPEVVVASQVYHWEFAVREMIALIQKGTLGGKTFTANLKNGGEVIEFNPAYNLPADVKTLADNTIKGIADGTIKINLP; this is encoded by the coding sequence ATGAAAAAGTTTGCCAATTTAGCGACTCTCTTCCTGGCCCTGGCTCTCGTCTTGAGCGCCTGCGGCGGTGGCGGCGGCGATCAAACCGCCAAGAAATTCCGCGTGGCCGTCGTCATGCCCAGCGCCATCAACGACCTGGCTTTCAGCCAGAGCATGTACGACACCCTGAAGCACATCCAGGAAGAAATGGGCGGCCCCGACAAATTCGAGTTCGTTTACTCCGACAACATGTTCGTGGTGGACGATGCCGCCGCCGCCATCCGAGAATACGCCTCGCAGGGCTACGATCTGGTGATCGGCCACGGTTCGCAATACGGTTCCTCCATGCAGGAAATTGCCCCCGATTTCCCCAAGACATCCTTCGCCTGGGGAACCACTGTAGACACCTTTGGCCAACCGAACATCTTTGCCTATGAAGCGGCCTCCCAGGAAGGCGGATACGTCAACGGCGTGATCGCGGCCGCCCTGAGCAAATCCAACGTGATTGGCGTGATCGGCCCCATCGAAACCGGCGACGCCAAATTGTACGTGGACGGCTTCAAGGCCGGCGTCTTGGCCGCCAATCCCGACGCCACCGTGAACGTCAACTACATCGGCTCGTTCTCCGACGTAGCCCTGGCCTCGGAAGCCGCCACCACCCACATCGCCGCCGGCGCGGACGTGATGACCGGTTCCGCCCAGATGGTCGTGGGCGCCATCGGCAAGGCAAAGGAATCCGGCGCGCTGTGGTTCGGCACGCAGTCCAACCAGACCTCCCTGGCCCCCGAAGTCGTGGTCGCCAGCCAGGTCTACCACTGGGAATTTGCCGTGCGCGAGATGATCGCCCTCATTCAGAAAGGCACGCTCGGCGGAAAAACCTTCACCGCCAACCTCAAGAACGGCGGCGAGGTGATCGAATTCAATCCCGCCTACAACCTCCCCGCGGACGTCAAGACCCTTGCCGACAACACCATCAAGGGCATCGCCGACGGGACCATCAAGATCAACCTGCCCTAA
- a CDS encoding ABC transporter permease has protein sequence MISELFSVTVLIGILASGIRLATPYLYAAIGETLGQKSGVLNLGVEGQMLLGCFAAFYVVFATGNLWLGLLTAMAVGALMGLAMAFVTVNLRAQQGISGIGFYLFGLGLSDLLFQKMHGSVETVQGFPKIYIPGLSDIPGIGDIFFSQNILVYIAYLLVPLAWFLLNKTTLGLKIRAVGENPDAADSLGVSVARVRYFTIIVGGTLSGMAGASLSIALLNVFQQNMTSGLGFIAVALVYFGAWKPVGVLGGALLFSMVNSLQLWIQVLGIPIPSDIAVMMPYVLTIFVLILSVSRVRAPAALTKPFEREA, from the coding sequence ATGATCTCCGAACTGTTCTCCGTCACCGTCCTGATCGGGATCCTGGCTTCGGGCATCCGCCTCGCCACTCCCTACCTGTACGCCGCCATCGGAGAGACGCTGGGACAAAAAAGCGGCGTTCTCAACCTGGGCGTGGAAGGCCAGATGCTGCTCGGCTGCTTCGCGGCCTTCTACGTGGTCTTCGCCACAGGGAATTTGTGGCTGGGCCTGCTGACCGCCATGGCCGTCGGCGCGCTGATGGGACTGGCGATGGCCTTCGTCACCGTCAACCTGCGCGCCCAGCAGGGCATCAGCGGCATCGGTTTCTACCTGTTTGGATTGGGGCTGAGCGACCTGCTCTTTCAAAAAATGCACGGCTCCGTGGAAACCGTGCAGGGTTTTCCTAAAATCTACATCCCCGGCCTGAGCGACATCCCCGGTATCGGCGACATCTTCTTCAGCCAGAATATCCTGGTCTACATCGCCTACCTGCTTGTACCGCTGGCCTGGTTTTTGCTGAACAAGACCACGCTTGGGTTGAAGATCCGCGCGGTGGGCGAAAACCCCGACGCGGCCGATTCGCTTGGCGTGAGCGTGGCGCGCGTCCGTTATTTCACCATCATCGTCGGCGGGACGCTTTCCGGCATGGCGGGCGCCTCGTTGTCCATCGCGCTGCTTAATGTCTTCCAACAAAATATGACCAGCGGACTGGGCTTCATCGCCGTGGCGCTGGTCTACTTCGGCGCGTGGAAACCTGTGGGCGTGTTGGGCGGCGCGCTGCTGTTCAGCATGGTCAACTCGCTGCAATTGTGGATCCAGGTATTGGGCATTCCCATCCCCTCCGACATTGCGGTGATGATGCCCTACGTACTGACCATCTTCGTCCTGATACTCTCGGTTTCAAGAGTCCGGGCGCCAGCGGCCCTGACCAAACCATTCGAACGCGAAGCCTGA
- a CDS encoding ABC transporter permease: MRTRLNTLFDALLPVIATLAALGVGAVMLLFLKVNPIAAYASLLQGAFGSANALAETLVKATPLLLVALGICISFRGDVINIGGEGQMIVGAILATWVGLTFTDAPGWLIIILALLGGFVGGAIWGGIPGLLKAYFNVNEILSTVMMNAIAVQLMNFLLRGPMIDPVQAQNASKIPQTARLMDAFHLPRLIPTRLHLGALIAVILAILVFILLWRTTLGYRIRAVGQSQHASRYAGIQVPRYVALALLLSGAFAGLAGAVQVYGVNYRMITDGSASGFTGSAGFNGIVAALFGQLHPVWSIPASILFGALLVGANSMQRAMQVPSALITAMNGLVVVFVVSSEYWRRQRQRRRLTVVKEEEGPPPKPDQPQVQAKEAAR; the protein is encoded by the coding sequence ATGCGAACAAGACTGAATACCCTTTTCGACGCTTTACTGCCGGTCATTGCCACATTGGCCGCGCTCGGTGTAGGGGCGGTAATGCTTCTGTTTCTCAAGGTCAACCCCATTGCCGCATACGCCTCATTGCTGCAGGGCGCGTTTGGCAGCGCCAACGCGCTGGCTGAGACGCTCGTCAAAGCCACGCCGCTATTGCTGGTGGCCCTGGGAATCTGCATCTCCTTCCGCGGCGACGTGATCAACATCGGCGGCGAGGGACAGATGATCGTCGGCGCCATCCTGGCGACCTGGGTCGGCCTCACGTTCACCGACGCGCCGGGCTGGCTCATCATCATTCTCGCGCTGCTGGGCGGCTTTGTCGGCGGCGCGATCTGGGGCGGAATCCCCGGCCTGCTCAAGGCGTACTTCAACGTCAACGAGATTCTTAGCACAGTGATGATGAACGCCATCGCCGTCCAGTTGATGAACTTCCTGTTGCGCGGCCCGATGATCGATCCCGTGCAGGCGCAAAACGCCTCCAAAATCCCGCAGACCGCCCGCCTGATGGACGCCTTCCACCTGCCGCGCTTGATCCCCACCCGCCTGCATCTGGGCGCGTTGATCGCGGTCATTCTGGCGATCCTGGTCTTCATCTTGCTGTGGCGCACCACGCTGGGCTATCGCATCCGCGCGGTCGGACAGAGCCAGCACGCCTCGCGCTACGCGGGCATCCAGGTGCCGCGCTACGTGGCGCTGGCGCTCTTGCTGAGCGGCGCGTTCGCGGGTCTGGCCGGCGCGGTGCAGGTTTACGGCGTGAACTACCGCATGATCACGGACGGTTCCGCTTCGGGGTTCACGGGCAGCGCCGGGTTCAACGGGATCGTGGCCGCCCTGTTTGGGCAGCTGCATCCCGTCTGGTCCATTCCCGCTTCGATCCTGTTTGGCGCGTTGCTGGTGGGGGCGAATAGTATGCAGCGGGCGATGCAGGTCCCGTCGGCGCTGATCACGGCAATGAACGGCCTGGTGGTCGTGTTCGTTGTCAGCAGCGAGTACTGGCGCAGACAAAGGCAGCGCCGCAGGCTGACGGTCGTCAAAGAGGAGGAAGGTCCTCCTCCGAAGCCCGACCAGCCCCAGGTTCAGGCAAAGGAGGCGGCGCGATGA
- a CDS encoding DNA-binding transcriptional regulator, GntR family, translating into MHILQSKTVADQVDEILLERLREGLYPAGSRMPSEIELSDELGVSRATVRTALAKLAINGLIIRKQGDGTYVNARVREVSAHSGNLWDLAELIISNGYKPTIQPIMIEKRSASEKEAIALALQPGDDLLFMRRLFLADGKPAILANNFTPFSLLHEPMESIDGMLHIRDIFLRYCRQKIGFAITDIHSRMIGKETHELLGGDPYRTVLELQVAFYARDNTPLALGINYFDDSFLHLSLVQAWN; encoded by the coding sequence ATGCACATTCTTCAATCGAAAACGGTTGCAGATCAAGTTGACGAAATCCTCCTGGAGCGCCTGCGGGAAGGCCTCTATCCCGCTGGCAGCCGCATGCCTTCGGAGATCGAGTTGTCTGACGAACTGGGGGTCAGCCGCGCGACCGTGCGCACCGCGCTGGCAAAACTGGCAATCAACGGTTTAATCATTCGTAAACAGGGAGACGGGACCTACGTCAACGCGCGCGTGCGCGAAGTCTCTGCCCATTCCGGCAATTTATGGGATCTGGCTGAACTCATAATCAGTAACGGCTACAAACCCACCATTCAGCCCATTATGATCGAAAAAAGGTCCGCCTCCGAGAAGGAGGCCATCGCGCTGGCCCTGCAGCCGGGCGACGATCTCCTTTTCATGCGGAGGCTTTTTCTCGCCGACGGGAAGCCGGCGATCCTGGCGAACAACTTCACTCCTTTCTCCCTTTTACACGAGCCCATGGAATCCATTGACGGTATGCTCCATATCCGCGATATCTTTCTTCGATACTGCCGCCAGAAGATCGGATTTGCCATCACCGACATCCACTCGAGGATGATCGGAAAAGAAACGCATGAACTGTTGGGAGGCGACCCCTATCGAACCGTTTTGGAATTGCAAGTTGCCTTTTATGCCCGGGATAATACGCCCCTGGCGCTGGGAATAAATTATTTCGACGATTCCTTCCTTCACTTGAGCCTGGTACAGGCCTGGAATTAA
- a CDS encoding ABC transporter permease gives MDPIIILAAGVGTGTVLLFATLGEIFAERSGVMNLGVEGMMLVGAMSAYSVAVSTGNPWLGALVAMFAAGLLSQVHAYIVITLQADQVVSGLALTFLGSGISLVLGEGLSKAGAISLLPNFSIPLLSQIPLLGPIFFTSQSVMVYIGYIFAPLAWYYINHTRPGMHLRAVGEHPAAADALGINVYLTRYLYVFVGGMLAGLAGATISLAVAPGWFSEMTTSGQGWIAVGLVIFAQWDPFRAVVGSYAFGALRRLILDIQGPAILFGGPNPFYLNPYWSFFLQMIPYAFTIIVLIIGSREAMRKRLGAPAALGTPYIRGERGL, from the coding sequence ATGGATCCGATCATCATCCTTGCGGCAGGCGTCGGCACGGGAACCGTCCTTTTATTCGCCACCCTGGGCGAGATCTTTGCCGAACGCTCCGGCGTGATGAACCTCGGCGTGGAGGGCATGATGCTGGTCGGCGCGATGAGCGCCTACAGCGTGGCCGTCTCAACCGGGAATCCGTGGCTGGGAGCGCTGGTCGCCATGTTCGCGGCCGGGCTTCTCAGCCAGGTGCACGCCTACATCGTCATCACGCTGCAAGCGGATCAGGTCGTGAGCGGGCTGGCTCTCACCTTCCTCGGCTCCGGCATCAGCCTGGTGCTGGGCGAGGGACTGAGCAAAGCCGGCGCGATCTCTCTGCTCCCCAACTTTTCCATCCCGTTGCTTTCGCAGATCCCCCTGCTCGGCCCGATCTTCTTTACAAGTCAAAGCGTGATGGTCTACATCGGCTATATCTTCGCGCCGCTGGCCTGGTATTACATCAACCACACGCGGCCCGGGATGCACCTGCGCGCGGTGGGAGAACATCCCGCCGCGGCCGACGCGCTCGGGATCAACGTCTACCTCACCCGCTATCTTTACGTCTTCGTCGGCGGCATGTTGGCCGGCTTGGCCGGGGCGACGATTAGCCTGGCGGTCGCGCCCGGCTGGTTCAGCGAGATGACCACCAGTGGTCAGGGCTGGATCGCGGTCGGCCTCGTCATCTTCGCGCAGTGGGACCCGTTCCGGGCGGTGGTCGGATCGTACGCTTTCGGCGCGCTCCGCAGGCTCATTCTCGACATCCAGGGCCCTGCCATTTTGTTTGGCGGTCCCAACCCGTTCTACCTTAATCCCTATTGGAGTTTCTTCCTACAGATGATTCCCTACGCGTTCACCATTATCGTCCTGATCATCGGCTCACGCGAGGCCATGCGCAAACGTCTCGGCGCGCCGGCCGCGCTCGGCACGCCGTACATCCGCGGCGAACGCGGTCTGTAA
- a CDS encoding ABC transporter permease has protein sequence MTTAPSTSTRKRALRLHIEPRLDEPPRWYPAAVSVGAIVIALVLGGILITFAGGDAVRSYLHIAKASFGSLGVLSDTIVKATPILLTTLACSVAFRMKQWNIGAEGQFIMGAWGASAIVLAPVLPAETSPWIFIPVMILAGMVCGALWGLIPGYLKAKFRVNEIISTLMMNYIAIAWVNFWVFAVWTEGGFQMSPKFPQNAWLPRLLDYSQKIPLFSGLTTHFGLVLGIVAAVIIWFVIYRSRWGYEIRLIGDNPQAAQYAGINITRNTILVMMLSGALAGLGGMSEVTGVIHRLQTTPIAAGYGFTGIIVAWLSKLNPIAAIFVSILFGALLLAGREIQPSGVPKMIQGVILVCLIASDFLLRYRVSITREEA, from the coding sequence ATGACCACAGCCCCTTCGACCTCGACGCGCAAACGCGCCCTGCGCCTGCACATCGAACCGCGCCTGGACGAACCGCCCAGGTGGTACCCGGCCGCCGTTTCGGTGGGCGCGATCGTGATCGCCCTCGTCCTCGGAGGGATTCTGATTACCTTTGCAGGCGGGGACGCGGTCAGATCCTATCTGCACATCGCCAAGGCATCTTTCGGCAGCCTTGGCGTTCTGTCCGATACCATCGTGAAGGCCACGCCCATTCTTCTGACCACGCTGGCCTGCTCGGTGGCCTTCCGCATGAAACAATGGAACATCGGCGCGGAGGGACAGTTCATCATGGGCGCATGGGGCGCCAGCGCGATCGTCCTCGCCCCGGTCCTGCCAGCCGAAACGTCTCCGTGGATATTCATCCCCGTTATGATCCTGGCGGGGATGGTCTGCGGCGCGCTCTGGGGCCTCATCCCCGGCTACCTCAAGGCGAAATTCCGCGTCAACGAGATCATCAGCACGTTGATGATGAACTACATCGCCATCGCGTGGGTGAACTTCTGGGTGTTCGCGGTCTGGACCGAAGGGGGGTTCCAGATGAGCCCCAAATTCCCGCAAAACGCCTGGCTGCCGCGGCTTTTGGATTACTCCCAGAAAATTCCGCTGTTTAGCGGCCTCACCACTCACTTTGGGCTGGTTCTGGGCATCGTCGCCGCCGTAATTATCTGGTTCGTCATTTATCGAAGCCGCTGGGGATACGAGATCCGCCTGATCGGCGACAATCCGCAGGCCGCGCAATACGCGGGCATCAACATCACGCGCAACACGATCCTGGTGATGATGCTCTCGGGCGCGCTGGCGGGCCTCGGCGGGATGTCCGAAGTCACGGGCGTGATCCACCGCCTGCAGACCACGCCCATCGCGGCAGGGTACGGCTTCACCGGCATCATCGTGGCGTGGCTGTCGAAGTTAAATCCGATCGCCGCGATCTTCGTCTCGATCCTGTTCGGCGCCCTGTTGCTCGCGGGACGCGAAATCCAGCCTTCCGGGGTGCCGAAAATGATCCAGGGCGTTATCCTGGTCTGTCTGATCGCCAGCGACTTTTTACTGCGTTATCGCGTCAGCATCACGCGCGAGGAGGCATAG
- a CDS encoding heme ABC transporter ATP-binding protein, whose amino-acid sequence MEENPVIASSEPPLMVDMKGVTKRFPGVLANDCVDFQLRYGEIHALLGENGAGKSTLMNVLAGLYRADGGSILVKGEPVAFSSPRDAIKAGIGMVHQHFMLVRSQTVTENILLGLDDPKFNMRLRDYDDKVAEVGERFGLKVDPRAKIWQLSVGEQQRVEILKMLYRGANTLIMDEPTAVLAPQEIEGLFLTLRSMVEKGKSIVFISHKLNEVTAIADRITVLRRGKVTAAGISAKGVTTQELAKLMVGRLVLFRTEKKPMPEGKVVLDVRDVHAENDKGLPALRGVSMTVRRGEIVGMAGVAGNGQRELSQVISGLRRCTRGEVWLDGESVGNRSALFGIRRGLAHVPEDRTHVGSSPNLSVTDNVIMKKYRQEPISHRGVLDMKQATHFAQELKQAYDIVVPNVETPVRLLSGGNLQRVILAREISGEPSFLVAVQPTRGLDVGAIEGVHRLLLAQREAGAGILLISEELEELLWLSDRILVIYEGRIMGEMTVHGEAEQEMVDTIGLMMTGTPLEKIKAGA is encoded by the coding sequence ATGGAAGAAAACCCCGTCATCGCATCCTCCGAACCGCCCCTCATGGTTGACATGAAAGGCGTGACCAAGCGCTTTCCCGGCGTGCTCGCCAACGACTGCGTGGACTTTCAGCTGAGATACGGAGAAATCCATGCCCTGCTTGGAGAGAACGGCGCGGGCAAAAGCACGTTGATGAACGTCCTGGCGGGGCTTTACCGCGCAGACGGCGGCTCCATCCTGGTCAAAGGCGAGCCGGTCGCATTTTCGTCGCCGCGCGACGCCATCAAAGCAGGAATCGGCATGGTCCACCAGCACTTCATGCTGGTGCGTTCGCAAACGGTGACAGAAAATATCCTGCTCGGCCTCGACGACCCGAAATTCAACATGCGACTGCGAGATTACGACGACAAAGTGGCGGAGGTGGGAGAACGCTTCGGCCTGAAAGTGGACCCGCGCGCCAAGATCTGGCAGCTCTCTGTGGGCGAGCAGCAGCGCGTGGAAATTTTAAAGATGCTCTATCGCGGCGCGAATACCCTCATCATGGACGAGCCGACCGCGGTGCTTGCGCCGCAGGAGATCGAGGGGTTGTTCCTCACGTTACGTTCCATGGTGGAAAAAGGCAAGTCCATTGTTTTCATCAGTCATAAATTGAATGAAGTAACCGCCATCGCGGACCGCATCACCGTCCTGCGACGCGGGAAAGTGACGGCCGCGGGCATTTCCGCGAAAGGCGTCACCACACAGGAACTGGCAAAACTCATGGTGGGACGGCTGGTGCTTTTTCGCACCGAGAAGAAGCCCATGCCGGAAGGGAAAGTCGTGCTGGATGTCAGGGACGTCCACGCCGAAAACGACAAGGGATTGCCGGCCCTACGCGGGGTTTCGATGACCGTCCGCCGCGGCGAGATCGTGGGCATGGCCGGCGTAGCCGGCAACGGTCAGCGCGAACTCTCGCAGGTGATCAGCGGACTGCGGCGCTGCACCCGCGGCGAAGTCTGGCTGGATGGCGAGTCGGTGGGCAACCGCTCCGCGCTGTTCGGAATCCGCCGCGGCCTGGCCCACGTCCCGGAGGATCGCACGCACGTCGGCTCCTCGCCCAACCTGAGCGTGACCGACAACGTCATCATGAAAAAATATCGCCAGGAGCCGATCTCGCATCGCGGGGTGCTGGACATGAAACAGGCCACCCATTTTGCCCAGGAACTGAAACAGGCGTACGATATCGTCGTGCCGAACGTGGAGACGCCCGTGCGGCTTCTTTCGGGCGGAAACCTGCAACGCGTCATCCTCGCCCGCGAAATTTCGGGGGAGCCGTCCTTCCTCGTCGCGGTCCAACCCACGCGCGGGCTGGACGTGGGCGCGATCGAGGGCGTCCACCGGCTGCTGCTGGCCCAGCGCGAAGCGGGAGCCGGCATCCTCCTGATCTCGGAAGAATTGGAAGAACTGCTCTGGTTGAGCGACCGCATCTTAGTGATCTACGAGGGGCGCATCATGGGAGAGATGACCGTCCACGGCGAAGCCGAACAGGAAATGGTGGATACGATCGGCCTGATGATGACCGGCACGCCGCTCGAAAAAATCAAGGCAGGAGCGTGA
- a CDS encoding ABC transporter substrate-binding protein, BMP family, protein MRSTLSKIALLMVIAVMVLSACGSKPETVGGLQIPDIEKGKFNVAMVLIGPHDDGGYSQAHYEGLVYVQEHVKDVHTAYVENVPEGADSEQVIRSLARKGFNLIFTTSFGYMDPTETVAGEFPDIMFIHASGYKANGKNFGNLFGAMEDMKYLAGMLAGSRAKLDGNPKLGYMATFPIPEELRLGNAFMLGAKKTCPECTMDVRWINTWHDPVIEKEAAASLFDAGAHVVLTGADTPAVADVAQEKGTWGITYDYIGSCKVERCLTTIYWNWGPVYASITEGVRAGTYVPGWEYFDADTGALGIWGLMEGQSLTKGMQDLPAAELQMVKDTLAAMLAGEFTRFDVFAGEIKDNKGNVIVPAGEKMVQADLDQFPPGAPGLECKYCMYWWAEGVTAELPSLNP, encoded by the coding sequence ATGCGCTCAACTCTTTCCAAGATCGCCTTACTTATGGTGATCGCTGTCATGGTCCTCTCCGCCTGCGGTTCCAAGCCCGAGACGGTCGGAGGCCTGCAAATCCCCGATATTGAAAAGGGCAAGTTCAACGTGGCCATGGTGCTGATCGGCCCGCACGACGACGGCGGCTACTCACAAGCGCACTACGAGGGTCTCGTGTACGTCCAGGAGCACGTCAAGGACGTCCACACCGCCTACGTCGAAAACGTCCCTGAAGGCGCGGACTCCGAACAGGTCATTCGCTCCCTGGCTCGCAAGGGCTTCAACTTGATCTTCACCACGTCCTTCGGCTACATGGACCCGACGGAAACGGTCGCAGGCGAGTTCCCGGACATCATGTTCATCCACGCCAGCGGCTACAAGGCCAACGGCAAAAACTTCGGCAACCTCTTCGGCGCGATGGAAGACATGAAGTACCTGGCCGGCATGTTGGCCGGCTCGCGCGCCAAACTGGACGGCAATCCGAAACTTGGCTACATGGCTACCTTCCCGATCCCCGAGGAACTCCGCCTCGGCAACGCCTTCATGCTCGGCGCGAAGAAAACCTGCCCTGAATGCACCATGGACGTGCGCTGGATCAACACCTGGCACGACCCGGTGATCGAAAAAGAAGCCGCCGCGTCGCTCTTCGACGCGGGCGCGCACGTCGTCCTGACCGGCGCCGACACCCCCGCGGTGGCGGACGTGGCGCAGGAAAAAGGCACGTGGGGCATCACCTATGACTACATCGGCTCCTGCAAGGTGGAGCGCTGCCTCACCACCATCTACTGGAACTGGGGACCCGTCTACGCCAGCATCACCGAGGGCGTCCGCGCCGGCACCTACGTACCCGGCTGGGAATACTTTGACGCCGATACCGGCGCGCTCGGAATCTGGGGCCTCATGGAAGGCCAGTCGCTGACCAAGGGCATGCAAGACCTGCCCGCGGCTGAACTCCAGATGGTGAAAGACACGCTGGCCGCCATGCTGGCCGGCGAGTTCACCCGCTTCGACGTCTTCGCCGGAGAGATCAAGGACAACAAAGGCAACGTGATTGTCCCGGCCGGCGAGAAGATGGTCCAAGCTGACCTCGATCAGTTCCCGCCCGGAGCCCCCGGACTCGAATGCAAGTACTGCATGTACTGGTGGGCTGAAGGCGTCACCGCCGAACTGCCCAGCCTCAATCCGTAA
- a CDS encoding carbamate kinase has protein sequence MTKLAVIAIGGNSLIKDDKNVTVESQYLAAKETTYHIADMLEAGWDVAIGHGNGPQVGFILRRSEIAAKVEGMHEVPLEVCGADSQGAIGYALQQTLQNELRRRGINKSVATVVTQVAVDADDKAFREPSKPIGSFMDKAEADRRAAELGWSVREDAGRGWRRVVASPLPKEVVELEAVEALLKAGTVVVTIGGGGIPVVRDADGDLKGIAAVIDKDFASSLLAQLIKADLFLISTAVEKVAVNFGKPDQKWLDTLTLAEAKAYLAEGTHFAKGSMAPKIQAIVWYLEAMPNGKALITNPENIGRALKGETGTWIVP, from the coding sequence ATGACCAAACTTGCTGTCATCGCCATCGGCGGAAACTCGCTCATCAAAGACGATAAAAATGTAACCGTCGAGAGTCAATACCTCGCCGCGAAGGAAACCACCTATCACATCGCGGACATGCTCGAAGCGGGCTGGGACGTCGCCATCGGTCACGGCAACGGGCCCCAGGTCGGGTTCATCCTCCGCCGCTCGGAGATCGCCGCGAAGGTCGAGGGTATGCACGAAGTCCCGCTCGAAGTCTGCGGCGCGGATTCGCAGGGCGCCATCGGCTACGCCCTCCAGCAAACCCTGCAAAACGAACTGCGCCGCCGCGGGATCAACAAATCGGTGGCGACCGTCGTGACTCAAGTCGCGGTGGACGCGGACGACAAAGCCTTCCGCGAGCCGTCCAAACCGATCGGCTCGTTCATGGACAAAGCCGAAGCGGACCGCCGCGCCGCGGAACTCGGCTGGTCGGTCCGGGAGGACGCGGGCCGCGGCTGGAGGCGGGTCGTCGCCTCGCCGCTCCCGAAGGAGGTCGTGGAACTCGAAGCGGTGGAGGCCCTCCTCAAAGCGGGGACGGTCGTCGTCACCATCGGCGGCGGCGGCATCCCCGTCGTCCGTGACGCGGACGGCGACCTGAAAGGCATCGCCGCGGTCATCGACAAAGACTTCGCTTCCTCGCTGCTGGCGCAACTCATCAAGGCCGACCTCTTCCTCATCTCCACTGCCGTGGAAAAAGTCGCCGTCAACTTCGGCAAGCCCGACCAGAAATGGCTCGACACGTTGACGCTCGCCGAAGCCAAAGCCTACCTCGCCGAAGGGACGCACTTTGCCAAAGGCTCGATGGCGCCGAAGATTCAGGCCATCGTCTGGTATCTCGAAGCCATGCCCAACGGCAAAGCGCTCATCACCAACCCCGAAAACATCGGCCGCGCCCTCAAAGGCGAGACCGGAACCTGGATTGTGCCGTAA
- a CDS encoding ornithine carbamoyltransferase yields the protein MQTNFRGRDFIGDLDFTKEEVETVLDVAWDLKRKRALGEPHAYLRDKVLAMLFFFSSTRTRGSFEAGMAQLGGHGAFIDSNTTQISHGDTPVEIGEIFGRYFDGIAIRHCDFGDGNKYLNAVAKSSRAPVLNMQCDIYHPFQCLADLMTIMEKKGRDLRKKKIVVSWAYAASYLKPISVPQSLILQMPRFGMDVTLAYPPGFELMPDIVEQAKEQAKIAGTAFEIIDSADGMTEACKDADVIYAKSWGPLLTTTDKGEGKKLQDSFKNWIMDDAKLKVARKDAIYMHPLPADRDIEVTSAVLDGPNSVVFDEAENRLHAQKAVMALTMS from the coding sequence ATGCAAACCAATTTTCGCGGCCGAGACTTTATCGGCGACCTCGATTTCACCAAGGAAGAAGTCGAAACCGTTCTGGACGTGGCGTGGGACTTGAAACGCAAGCGCGCCCTCGGCGAACCGCACGCCTACCTGCGCGATAAAGTCCTCGCCATGCTGTTCTTCTTCTCGTCCACGCGCACGCGCGGATCGTTCGAAGCGGGCATGGCCCAGCTCGGCGGGCACGGCGCGTTCATTGACAGCAACACTACGCAAATCTCGCACGGCGACACGCCGGTGGAAATCGGCGAGATCTTCGGACGCTACTTCGACGGCATCGCCATCCGTCACTGCGACTTCGGCGACGGCAACAAGTACCTCAACGCGGTCGCCAAGTCCAGCCGCGCGCCGGTCCTCAACATGCAGTGCGACATCTACCACCCGTTCCAGTGTCTCGCCGACTTGATGACCATCATGGAGAAAAAGGGACGCGACCTCCGCAAAAAGAAGATCGTCGTCTCGTGGGCGTACGCGGCATCCTACCTCAAGCCGATCTCCGTTCCCCAATCCCTGATCCTCCAGATGCCCCGCTTCGGCATGGACGTGACCCTGGCCTATCCGCCCGGCTTCGAACTCATGCCCGACATCGTCGAGCAGGCGAAGGAACAGGCCAAAATCGCGGGGACGGCCTTCGAGATCATTGACAGCGCCGACGGCATGACCGAGGCCTGCAAAGACGCGGACGTCATCTACGCCAAGTCCTGGGGCCCGCTGTTGACCACCACCGACAAGGGCGAGGGCAAAAAACTCCAGGACTCCTTCAAGAACTGGATCATGGACGACGCCAAACTCAAAGTCGCGCGGAAGGACGCCATCTACATGCATCCGCTTCCCGCCGACCGCGACATCGAAGTGACCAGCGCCGTGCTGGACGGTCCCAACTCGGTCGTCTTCGACGAAGCCGAAAACCGCCTCCACGCGCAGAAAGCCGTCATGGCGTTGACGATGAGCTAG